A window of Chitinophagales bacterium contains these coding sequences:
- a CDS encoding Crp/Fnr family transcriptional regulator, with protein sequence MSLPEHAFIQLAAHINQRVDFTEQETAEFLSFFRYSRIKKRQFIIQPEFVAKNRNYVVEGCFRGYVIADEGKDHTIQFAVKDWWISDYNSYILQTPATMFVVALEDSEILQIDHASEQTLKKINHKYETFFRIMAERSTAYMQRRIITNLTRTAEERYLEFEEKYPHVVQQLPQYALASFLGMSTEYLSKLRNRRIPRKS encoded by the coding sequence ATGAGTCTTCCTGAACATGCTTTTATTCAACTGGCTGCGCATATCAATCAACGTGTTGATTTTACAGAACAGGAAACCGCGGAATTTCTATCCTTTTTCCGCTATTCCCGGATCAAAAAGAGACAGTTTATCATACAGCCTGAATTTGTAGCCAAAAACCGCAATTATGTGGTGGAGGGTTGTTTTCGGGGCTATGTGATCGCCGATGAAGGAAAGGATCATACGATACAATTTGCTGTAAAGGATTGGTGGATCTCGGATTATAACAGTTATATACTGCAAACACCTGCCACCATGTTTGTGGTAGCCCTGGAGGACAGTGAGATCCTGCAAATTGATCATGCTTCGGAACAGACCCTAAAAAAGATCAATCACAAATACGAAACCTTCTTTCGGATAATGGCCGAGCGTTCAACTGCCTATATGCAAAGGCGGATCATAACCAACCTGACCCGCACAGCCGAAGAAAGATACCTTGAATTTGAAGAGAAATATCCGCATGTGGTCCAGCAACTCCCTCAATATGCGCTGGCATCCTTCCTGGGAATGAGCACGGAATATCTTTCCAAGCTTCGGAACCGCCGAATTCCGCGAAAATCTTGA
- a CDS encoding TonB-dependent receptor — protein MKRLLSLAFLSFLFLQNVNAQTGTLSGLVRDGLTGQPLSGATLRFNEGDKMATTDSNGRYYFSGLLPKTYNLTASFVGYTSLTIFNIVIRSEGNIDVNFDLNPETRTLSEVIVRPNPFRKPLNTPLSVQKLSQEEIAAYPGGNNDIAKVVQSFPGVSGSVGGFRNDVIIRGGAPNENVYYLDGIEIPNINHFSTQGSAGGPVGLLNVSFIEGVTLSTSAFGAQYDNALSGILQFDQRNGNASRFNTNFRLSSSEAAITAEGPLFKKDREVSKTSFLVSARRSYLQLLFKALDLPFLPDYWDYQYKIRHQINARNEIIFTGVGSVDDLKINELKEFDAEQKAIQDQIPVIRQRSNTLGLSWRHRFRNNKGNILTALSHNRLRNEFFQYSDNVQETGLYYSNDSKEDESRLRVTVTQLSGPWTFSNGGVVIIGDYFNKALDLVNNTNFNAGVTLTRYGAFAQAARKWFDNRLSVTLGLRTDGNNFTGSGNKLLKRLSPRAGLSWQLDNKGAWNFNASIGRYYKIPPYTILGYRGSSGDLINRNSEYIQSDHIVAGIDYLVSPSARITLEGFYKKYNDYPVSQIDQVSLANKGGGFEVLGNEQIQSIGKGRTYGAEILFQQKFTGHWYAIGSLTFYRSEFTGFDPDTYLPAVWDNKVLVSLLGGYKMKKNWEISGRYRFLGRAPYAPVNVQATELYYPAVIRDYGLLGSVRLDPLSQLDLRIDKKWSFKKFSLDLFLDIQNILGTDLPQEPRYGLDRDANGDIVQPRQLVLVSAQNSSTVLPSLGIVINF, from the coding sequence ATGAAACGACTCTTAAGCCTGGCCTTTCTCTCTTTTCTTTTTTTACAAAATGTAAATGCCCAAACCGGTACCCTCTCTGGTTTGGTACGGGATGGGTTGACAGGACAGCCACTTTCGGGTGCCACGCTTCGGTTTAATGAAGGGGATAAAATGGCCACCACCGATAGCAATGGCCGGTATTATTTTTCTGGTCTTTTACCTAAAACCTATAACCTCACCGCTTCCTTTGTCGGATATACTTCGCTCACCATTTTCAACATTGTTATCCGTTCGGAAGGGAATATCGATGTCAATTTTGATCTCAATCCCGAAACCAGAACTCTTTCGGAAGTAATAGTTCGTCCCAACCCTTTTCGCAAACCCCTCAATACACCCCTTTCTGTACAAAAGCTTAGTCAGGAAGAGATCGCTGCCTACCCGGGTGGTAACAATGATATTGCCAAAGTGGTACAATCCTTTCCCGGGGTATCCGGCTCGGTGGGCGGGTTTAGAAATGATGTGATCATTCGGGGAGGCGCGCCTAATGAGAACGTCTATTATCTTGATGGGATCGAAATTCCCAATATCAACCACTTCTCCACCCAGGGCAGTGCGGGTGGGCCTGTGGGGTTACTCAATGTATCTTTTATTGAGGGGGTCACCTTATCCACTTCCGCTTTTGGCGCGCAATATGATAATGCGCTTTCGGGTATCCTGCAGTTTGATCAGCGCAATGGAAATGCCAGTCGGTTCAATACCAATTTCCGGCTGAGCTCCAGCGAGGCCGCGATAACTGCTGAAGGCCCGTTATTCAAAAAGGATAGGGAAGTAAGCAAGACGAGCTTTCTTGTTTCCGCCAGACGCTCTTACCTGCAATTGCTTTTTAAAGCGCTTGATCTTCCTTTTCTTCCCGATTATTGGGACTATCAATACAAGATCCGGCATCAGATCAATGCGCGTAATGAGATCATCTTTACCGGGGTAGGTTCGGTGGACGATCTCAAGATCAATGAACTCAAGGAATTTGATGCCGAGCAAAAAGCCATTCAGGATCAGATACCCGTTATCCGTCAACGATCAAATACCTTGGGGTTAAGTTGGCGACACCGGTTCCGGAACAACAAGGGAAATATTCTTACGGCTTTAAGTCATAACCGTCTGCGCAATGAATTCTTCCAATACAGTGACAACGTACAGGAAACCGGGCTCTATTATTCCAATGATTCAAAAGAAGATGAATCCAGGTTGCGCGTCACCGTTACACAGCTTTCAGGGCCCTGGACATTTTCCAATGGGGGCGTAGTGATCATTGGGGATTATTTCAATAAGGCGCTTGACCTTGTCAATAATACAAATTTCAACGCCGGGGTAACCCTTACCCGTTATGGGGCATTTGCCCAGGCGGCCCGCAAATGGTTTGACAACAGGCTCTCGGTGACCCTCGGTTTACGGACCGATGGAAATAATTTTACCGGCTCGGGAAATAAACTCCTCAAACGTTTAAGTCCCCGCGCAGGATTGTCCTGGCAATTGGATAACAAAGGCGCCTGGAACTTCAATGCCTCTATTGGACGTTATTATAAAATTCCTCCCTATACCATACTCGGGTATAGGGGGTCTTCCGGTGATCTGATCAATCGAAACAGTGAATATATACAGAGTGATCACATCGTGGCGGGTATTGATTATTTGGTTTCTCCCTCTGCCCGGATCACCTTAGAAGGTTTTTATAAAAAATATAATGACTATCCTGTTTCCCAGATCGATCAGGTTTCACTGGCCAATAAAGGAGGAGGGTTTGAAGTATTGGGAAATGAGCAGATACAATCCATTGGGAAGGGCCGTACCTATGGTGCGGAGATCCTGTTTCAACAAAAATTTACCGGCCATTGGTACGCTATTGGGTCACTTACTTTTTATCGGTCGGAGTTTACCGGTTTTGATCCCGATACCTATCTGCCTGCTGTATGGGATAATAAGGTATTGGTATCCTTGTTGGGGGGATATAAAATGAAGAAGAACTGGGAGATCAGCGGGCGTTACCGGTTTCTTGGAAGAGCACCCTATGCACCTGTCAATGTACAGGCCACCGAATTATATTATCCGGCAGTCATACGTGACTATGGTTTATTGGGTTCCGTTCGCCTGGACCCATTAAGCCAGTTGGATCTCCGGATCGATAAGAAATGGAGTTTTAAAAAATTCAGTCTTGATCTGTTTCTCGATATCCAGAATATCCTCGGTACCGATCTGCCCCAGGAGCCCCGGTATGGACTTGACCGGGATGCCAATGGGGATATTGTACAACCCAGGCAGTTGGTATTGGTGTCCGCCCAGAATAGTAGTACCGTATTGCCTTCTTTGGGAATTGTGATAAACTTTTGA
- a CDS encoding carboxymuconolactone decarboxylase family protein has protein sequence MNTTTQNLFSIPTREDVSPANQAIFDNLQKNLGFVPNLYAFFGKNETALGDYLAFQNRKSSLRVKEREVINLVTSQINGCRYCQSAHTAIGKMAGFTEEQILEIRNGNASFDAKLDALARFTSSVVHNRGRVSLQTRDAFFNAGYTEANLIDVLIVVGDKIISNYLHNLTNLEIDFPIAETI, from the coding sequence ATGAACACAACCACACAAAACTTATTTTCCATCCCTACCCGGGAGGATGTCAGCCCCGCTAACCAGGCCATTTTTGATAACCTTCAAAAAAATCTGGGATTTGTCCCCAATCTTTATGCATTCTTTGGAAAAAATGAAACAGCCCTGGGGGATTATCTGGCATTTCAAAACAGGAAAAGTTCATTGCGGGTCAAGGAAAGAGAAGTCATCAACCTGGTAACCAGCCAGATCAATGGTTGCCGGTATTGTCAAAGTGCCCATACGGCGATCGGTAAAATGGCCGGCTTCACCGAAGAGCAGATCCTTGAGATACGGAATGGAAATGCCTCTTTTGATGCAAAATTAGATGCCCTGGCACGGTTTACCTCTTCCGTAGTACACAACAGGGGCCGGGTTTCGCTTCAAACAAGGGACGCCTTCTTTAATGCCGGCTACACCGAAGCCAACCTGATCGATGTACTGATCGTTGTAGGAGATAAGATCATCAGCAACTATCTCCACAACCTGACCAATTTGGAAATAGATTTTCCAATCGCCGAAACCATTTAA
- a CDS encoding diheme cytochrome c-553 has translation MRSISLALLACAGIYFLSCNFTSTTTSTTTEISNDSLIKKGHYLVTIMGCGDCHTPKLMTPRGPVPDTSRILSGYREGTPLGKVSREAFAQGWALFNGELTAMASPMGISFSANLTSDETGIGTWTFDQFKTALTKGKWKGLENSRDLLPPMPWMNYIHMEESDMKALFAYLKSTRPIKNKVPDPISPDKMQ, from the coding sequence ATGCGCTCCATTTCACTTGCCTTGCTGGCCTGTGCCGGCATTTATTTTCTTTCCTGCAATTTTACCAGTACAACCACATCGACCACCACTGAGATCAGTAATGATTCCCTGATTAAAAAAGGACATTATCTCGTCACCATTATGGGCTGTGGTGATTGCCATACCCCAAAACTTATGACACCCCGGGGTCCTGTACCGGATACAAGCCGCATCCTGTCAGGATATCGCGAGGGAACACCACTCGGTAAAGTATCCCGCGAAGCCTTTGCACAGGGCTGGGCCTTGTTCAATGGGGAGCTGACCGCCATGGCTTCGCCTATGGGAATCAGTTTCTCCGCCAACCTTACTTCGGATGAAACCGGTATCGGTACCTGGACCTTTGATCAATTCAAGACAGCTTTAACCAAAGGAAAGTGGAAAGGATTGGAAAACAGCCGTGATCTCCTGCCTCCCATGCCCTGGATGAATTATATTCATATGGAGGAATCGGATATGAAGGCTTTATTCGCCTATCTCAAGAGTACGAGGCCGATAAAGAATAAGGTTCCGGATCCCATTTCACCAGATAAAATGCAATAA
- the bcp gene encoding thioredoxin-dependent thiol peroxidase encodes MPTPLQVGQKAPAFSGTDQNGKKVSLADYKGKKLVLYFYPEDDTPTCTIQACNLRDNYGLLKKHGFEVVGISPDEESKHKKFEAKFSLPFTLIADIRHTILKKYGVWGEKLMFGHHYMGVHRTTFLINEKGFIQKIFLRPKNKEHAREILDAANGGNGN; translated from the coding sequence ATGCCCACTCCCTTACAGGTAGGCCAAAAAGCCCCCGCCTTTTCAGGTACCGATCAAAATGGAAAAAAAGTTTCCCTCGCCGATTATAAAGGGAAAAAACTGGTCCTCTATTTTTACCCTGAAGATGATACACCAACCTGTACGATACAGGCCTGTAACCTGCGTGACAATTATGGCCTGTTGAAAAAACATGGATTTGAGGTGGTGGGCATTAGTCCGGATGAGGAATCCAAACACAAAAAGTTTGAAGCAAAATTCTCCCTTCCCTTTACGCTGATTGCTGATATCAGGCATACGATCCTTAAAAAGTATGGTGTTTGGGGCGAAAAGCTGATGTTTGGTCACCACTATATGGGGGTTCACCGCACTACCTTCCTGATTAATGAGAAGGGTTTCATACAAAAGATATTTCTTCGGCCAAAGAACAAGGAACACGCCCGGGAGATACTGGATGCCGCAAATGGTGGTAATGGAAATTAA
- a CDS encoding YHS domain protein: MKKAASFALFLCLLFLAQVGQAQTEQRKKQFNLSKSGLAIEGYDPVSYFTKSKAEKGSSKWAVLHNGVTYYFSSEENKELFKTNPAKYEPQYGGWCAYAMGANGEKVEVDPETFKILNGKLYLFYHSWTNNTLTKWNKDETNLRNKADLNWKKFYTN; encoded by the coding sequence ATGAAAAAAGCAGCAAGTTTCGCCCTGTTCCTCTGTTTACTGTTTCTTGCCCAGGTTGGACAGGCACAAACCGAGCAACGCAAAAAGCAATTCAATCTCAGCAAATCCGGCTTAGCCATCGAAGGATATGACCCGGTCTCTTATTTCACCAAAAGCAAGGCAGAAAAAGGAAGTAGTAAATGGGCCGTGTTGCACAATGGAGTCACCTATTATTTCTCATCGGAAGAAAATAAGGAGCTTTTTAAAACAAACCCGGCCAAATACGAACCCCAATACGGTGGTTGGTGTGCCTATGCGATGGGCGCCAATGGCGAAAAGGTAGAGGTTGACCCCGAAACCTTTAAAATTCTCAATGGCAAACTCTATCTGTTCTATCATAGCTGGACCAATAATACCCTGACCAAATGGAACAAGGATGAAACCAACCTTCGCAACAAGGCTGATCTTAACTGGAAAAAATTCTATACAAACTAA
- a CDS encoding TonB-dependent receptor, with protein sequence MKKSAFIILLSLLGSSLQAQLCTLKLSGHLEDADTREKLVGAVVTIRELGMKIVTDDKGDFVFEHLCPGPYSLYITHVDCDPMEKVITLSRDSHLDLNMPHARKTLGEVVVEAQKGTPNTGFKQELAGKALEETKGFSLAEALSRINGITQLQTGSTISKPVIHGLHGSRILTINNGVRQEGQQWGNEHAPEIDPFIADKLVVIKGVDELKYGSDAIAGVILVEPRPLRLQTGYAAEFNTAYFTNNRQYVVSGTWEEQVKKWTGFRYRVQGTFKKGANIQTPDYRLNNTANEELNFSVTAGWKKDRFNAEAYYSQFNTKVGIFTGSHIGNLTDLLTAIAAPKPDDVFLGQNSYSINRPYQDVTHHLAKLKSTFYKGEHRFNVLVAAQINNRKEYDIVRNSTNTRPQLDLSILTLSQDLQWEQPRKNHFSGTAGIAATQQNNTYGGRYFIPNYDAYTFGGYLIQKWSKHDWEVQGGLRYDYKTIQTRRLKYNGDTINNDFNFSTFAASANVIYKPSAKWKTNLGISLSSRAPYVNELLSDGIHHGTATYERGDIFLKPEKAFHLTGNINYQSGPFQLDWVLYAHFIRDFIYQQPVPDSPVLTIAGAFPLIKYSQTNALLMGSDLAFAWKFSPQLEWQSKVSILFARNQETNDWLILMPSHRLSNELVYNFKEGKRLSESYISLEWQDVMRQTQVPSDKNGKQDYKAPPPSYHLLHLNASTTIQLGKQKITLAVTGRNMLNTVYREYLNSMRYFTDEMGRNIGLRIKVPFGKAKS encoded by the coding sequence TTGAAAAAATCTGCTTTTATAATTCTGCTGTCCCTGCTGGGGTCATCCCTTCAGGCACAATTGTGCACCTTAAAATTATCGGGCCACCTTGAGGATGCGGATACCCGGGAAAAACTGGTAGGTGCTGTGGTCACCATCCGGGAACTGGGAATGAAGATCGTTACGGATGACAAGGGCGATTTTGTATTTGAGCATCTTTGCCCGGGCCCCTATTCACTGTATATTACCCATGTGGATTGCGATCCAATGGAAAAGGTCATCACCCTTTCCCGGGATAGCCATTTGGACCTGAACATGCCCCATGCCCGAAAGACCCTGGGCGAGGTTGTGGTAGAAGCCCAAAAGGGAACACCCAATACCGGGTTCAAACAGGAACTGGCAGGTAAGGCATTGGAAGAAACCAAAGGGTTCTCCCTGGCTGAAGCCCTGAGCCGTATCAATGGCATCACCCAGTTACAAACCGGCTCTACCATTTCCAAACCTGTGATCCACGGTTTACATGGCAGCCGGATACTCACGATCAATAACGGGGTAAGACAGGAAGGTCAACAATGGGGAAATGAACATGCCCCCGAGATCGATCCTTTTATTGCCGATAAATTAGTTGTAATAAAAGGCGTGGATGAATTAAAATATGGTTCAGATGCCATTGCAGGGGTGATTCTGGTAGAGCCCAGACCATTACGTCTGCAAACGGGGTATGCTGCTGAATTCAATACCGCCTATTTTACCAATAACAGGCAATATGTAGTTTCGGGTACTTGGGAGGAGCAGGTAAAAAAATGGACCGGTTTCCGGTATCGGGTGCAAGGCACCTTCAAGAAAGGGGCCAATATTCAAACCCCCGATTACCGTCTGAACAATACCGCCAACGAAGAATTGAATTTCTCCGTAACGGCGGGTTGGAAGAAGGATCGCTTTAATGCGGAGGCCTATTACAGCCAATTCAATACCAAAGTGGGGATCTTTACGGGATCGCATATCGGCAACCTGACCGATCTGTTGACCGCCATTGCCGCACCAAAACCGGATGATGTTTTTCTTGGGCAAAACAGTTATTCCATCAACCGCCCTTATCAGGATGTGACACACCATTTGGCCAAATTGAAATCCACCTTCTACAAAGGCGAACATCGTTTCAATGTATTGGTAGCCGCACAGATCAATAACCGTAAGGAATACGATATCGTACGAAACAGCACCAATACCCGTCCACAACTCGACCTCTCGATCCTTACGCTTTCTCAAGACCTTCAATGGGAACAACCACGAAAGAATCACTTTTCAGGCACAGCCGGTATCGCTGCCACTCAACAGAACAACACCTATGGTGGACGCTATTTCATCCCCAATTATGATGCGTACACCTTTGGGGGTTACCTCATCCAAAAATGGAGTAAACATGATTGGGAAGTACAGGGTGGGTTGCGGTACGACTATAAGACCATACAGACAAGGCGATTGAAATACAATGGGGACACGATCAATAATGATTTCAATTTCTCTACGTTCGCGGCCTCTGCCAATGTTATTTATAAGCCTTCGGCAAAATGGAAGACCAATCTGGGTATTAGTCTTTCCAGCCGGGCTCCCTATGTAAATGAATTGCTCAGCGATGGTATTCACCATGGAACAGCTACCTACGAGCGGGGAGATATTTTTCTAAAACCCGAAAAGGCCTTTCACCTTACCGGTAATATCAATTATCAATCGGGGCCTTTTCAGTTGGATTGGGTATTGTATGCGCATTTCATCCGCGATTTTATTTATCAGCAACCTGTACCTGATAGTCCGGTGTTGACCATCGCTGGCGCTTTCCCGCTGATCAAATACAGCCAGACGAATGCTTTGCTTATGGGTTCAGACCTGGCCTTTGCCTGGAAGTTCAGTCCGCAACTGGAATGGCAATCCAAGGTATCGATCCTGTTTGCCCGCAACCAGGAAACAAATGACTGGCTGATCCTGATGCCATCGCATCGGCTAAGCAACGAGTTGGTATATAATTTCAAAGAAGGAAAGCGGCTTAGTGAATCGTATATCTCTCTGGAGTGGCAGGATGTAATGCGGCAAACACAGGTGCCATCGGATAAGAATGGTAAGCAGGACTATAAAGCCCCGCCACCATCTTATCATTTATTACACCTGAATGCGTCCACCACCATTCAATTGGGTAAACAAAAAATCACGCTCGCTGTCACCGGACGAAATATGCTGAATACTGTATATCGGGAATACCTGAACAGTATGCGTTATTTCACCGATGAAATGGGAAGAAATATCGGATTGCGAATCAAAGTGCCATTTGGAAAAGCTAAAAGCTAA